Proteins co-encoded in one Verrucomicrobiota bacterium genomic window:
- the carA gene encoding glutamine-hydrolyzing carbamoyl-phosphate synthase small subunit → MKALLALEDGSVFTGRAFGAKASAIGEVCFNTSMTGYQEILSDPSYKGQIVAMTYPLIGNYGINRQDVESYRPHVAGFVIRELSPVVSNWRSDLSLEKYLEENGIPGIDSIDTRALTKKLRVRGALNGFLTTEDISVEEARHRAKSWPGLVGVDYVKEVTHAAPFDWDPRDEQSSSFRLVQKEPGVDPRLARQPLPPADVPIVAYDFGMKYNILRRLRQRGFQVRVVPAGTLAEEALKSKPAGIFLSNGPGDPSAVHYAARAVADLLKTGIPMFGICLGHQILGLALGGKTFKLKFGHRGANQPVKDLDSGRVEITSQNHGFALDAASLPEDVVVNRINLNDQTVEGMRHKRKPVFCVQYHPEASPGPHDSTPLFDEFRALVLSK, encoded by the coding sequence ATGAAGGCATTATTGGCTCTTGAAGATGGCAGTGTTTTTACCGGACGGGCGTTTGGCGCCAAAGCCAGCGCGATCGGCGAGGTTTGCTTCAACACCTCCATGACGGGTTATCAAGAGATCTTGAGCGATCCGTCCTACAAGGGGCAGATCGTGGCCATGACCTACCCTTTGATCGGGAATTATGGCATCAACCGGCAGGACGTGGAGTCTTACCGTCCGCACGTGGCCGGTTTCGTCATCCGCGAGCTCTCGCCGGTGGTCAGCAACTGGCGTTCGGATTTGAGTTTGGAAAAGTATCTGGAGGAAAACGGCATCCCAGGCATCGACAGTATCGACACGAGGGCCCTGACCAAGAAACTCCGTGTGCGCGGGGCGTTGAATGGGTTTTTGACCACGGAGGACATTTCCGTGGAGGAAGCCCGGCACCGCGCGAAGAGTTGGCCGGGATTGGTTGGGGTAGACTACGTCAAGGAGGTGACGCATGCCGCGCCGTTCGATTGGGACCCCCGGGATGAGCAGAGCTCGAGTTTCCGCCTCGTGCAGAAAGAACCCGGGGTGGATCCGCGCCTGGCCCGGCAGCCGCTGCCGCCGGCGGACGTGCCGATCGTGGCTTACGATTTTGGAATGAAGTACAACATCCTGCGCCGGCTCCGCCAGCGGGGGTTCCAAGTGAGGGTGGTTCCGGCGGGCACACTGGCGGAGGAAGCGTTGAAGTCCAAGCCTGCCGGTATTTTTCTCTCCAATGGGCCGGGTGACCCTTCGGCCGTGCATTATGCGGCGCGAGCCGTGGCGGACTTGTTGAAGACCGGCATTCCCATGTTTGGCATTTGTCTCGGGCACCAGATTTTGGGGCTGGCCCTCGGAGGAAAGACGTTCAAGTTGAAGTTCGGCCACCGTGGAGCCAACCAGCCGGTGAAGGATTTGGACTCGGGCCGGGTGGAGATTACTTCACAGAATCACGGGTTCGCGTTGGACGCGGCTTCCCTGCCGGAGGACGTGGTGGTGAACCGAATCAACTTGAATGACCAGACGGTGGAAGGCATGCGGCACAAGCGGAAGCCGGTGTTTTGTGTGCAGTATCATCCTGAAGCGTCGCCGGGTCCTCACGATTCGACGCCGCTTTTCGACGAGTTTCGCGCGCTGGT